One Acetoanaerobium noterae genomic region harbors:
- a CDS encoding cation:proton antiporter has product MLFSLSLILILGFSLSGIFNRLRLPGLLGMILTGIVLGPYALNLISPDILDISSDLREIALIIILTRAGLNIDIKDLKKVGRPAILMCFVPALFEITAVTLLAPLFFNISYIEAAIMGSVLAAVSPAVIVPRMIHLIDSGYGKDKSIPQLIMAGASVDDIFVIVLFASFMGMYGGEGFNPTSLLLVPVSIISGMGLGIISGFIFVKVFKAIHVRDTVKVLIMLSIAFLFVSLEDFIKPYFPVSGLLAVMAFSATILSTYEVLAKRITGKFSKIWVAAEVLLFVLVGAAVDISYLKGAGIASIVFILSALVFRIVGVNVSLLGTSLDKKERIFCSIAYLPKATVQAAIGAVPLAAGVGAGNLILTVAVVAILISAPLGAIGVDNTYKKLLHKSKTAFSQIP; this is encoded by the coding sequence ATGCTGTTTAGTTTATCACTGATTTTAATTTTAGGCTTTTCATTAAGCGGAATATTCAACAGGTTAAGACTGCCTGGACTTTTGGGTATGATTCTCACTGGGATTGTCCTTGGCCCTTACGCTCTTAACCTCATTTCTCCTGATATCTTGGATATCTCATCAGATTTAAGAGAAATAGCTCTTATCATTATATTGACTAGGGCTGGACTTAATATCGACATAAAGGATTTGAAAAAAGTAGGAAGACCTGCGATACTTATGTGCTTTGTCCCAGCTTTATTTGAAATAACTGCTGTTACTCTTCTTGCTCCTTTATTTTTTAATATATCCTATATAGAAGCCGCCATCATGGGAAGTGTGCTAGCTGCTGTATCTCCAGCTGTTATAGTTCCTCGCATGATTCATCTTATAGATTCAGGCTATGGTAAGGACAAAAGTATACCCCAGCTCATTATGGCCGGGGCTTCTGTGGATGATATTTTTGTAATTGTATTATTTGCTTCTTTTATGGGCATGTATGGAGGCGAAGGCTTTAATCCTACTTCACTGCTTTTAGTTCCTGTTTCTATTATATCTGGTATGGGGCTAGGTATCATCTCTGGATTTATTTTTGTGAAGGTTTTTAAAGCTATTCATGTCAGAGATACTGTAAAGGTACTAATCATGCTGAGCATTGCCTTTTTGTTTGTTTCACTTGAAGACTTTATAAAGCCATATTTTCCTGTATCTGGGTTACTTGCAGTTATGGCATTTTCTGCTACCATACTTTCAACCTATGAGGTTCTTGCAAAGAGAATCACTGGAAAATTTTCTAAAATCTGGGTTGCTGCTGAAGTTCTGCTGTTTGTTTTAGTTGGAGCGGCTGTTGATATCTCTTATCTAAAAGGAGCTGGTATAGCCTCTATTGTATTTATATTAAGCGCACTAGTATTTAGAATAGTTGGAGTAAATGTGAGCCTACTTGGAACTTCACTGGATAAAAAAGAACGTATTTTTTGCTCTATAGCTTATCTTCCAAAAGCTACAGTTCAAGCCGCTATAGGCGCTGTTCCTCTTGCCGCAGGGGTAGGAGCTGGAAATTTAATTCTGACTGTAGCCGTAGTTGCTATATTAATCAGTGCACCGCTTGGTGCTATAGGAGTTGACAATACTTACAAAAAGCTACTTCATAAATCTAAGACTGCTTTTTCCCAAATTCCTTAG
- the dnaX gene encoding DNA polymerase III subunit gamma/tau produces the protein MEKNMHKALYRIYRPTSFIDIVGQEQIISILKNQISEGSVSHAYLFSGGRGTGKTSTAKVFAKAVNCTNSVNQEPCHKCSVCVQGDMDIIEIDAASNNSVDNIRELRENVVYTPSYGKYKVYIIDEVHMLSQGAFNALLKTLEEPPSHVIFILATTEPQKIPATVLSRCQRFDFKKIDKNQIIARMIKILDELGLTYEEEAIELIAQKSDGGMRDALSLLDQAIAYKELTYQNVVHVIGELDYREFHGFVKGIKEKTTVTLLENLQKIETQGKDLKVFTRDFISYTRDMMVCKSGASQLLSHSGDEIEALEESAALVDMDFIINLIETLSDLEVKIKYATKPKILIEACFIRLTKLTQMTTSSNEGATLPQIEELSRKIDELELKISNLEKGVQKPKEKVIQYQEEKKAKAAMPYIDDVRLQANIDDSEKQKLEEVKARMTEVHEVLRKQKNVHLKALLMEGEPVRYVNDCIYIGYDDNFAFHKQTIETQINADHISQALTKVFDKPLKVAFIFKREMGNIKKDEIDEEKNIIEEIKQAFPDVPLEIRERED, from the coding sequence ATGGAAAAAAACATGCATAAAGCTTTATATAGAATATATAGACCTACTAGCTTTATAGATATAGTAGGACAGGAACAAATAATCAGCATACTCAAAAATCAAATAAGTGAGGGCTCTGTTTCGCATGCGTATTTATTTAGTGGAGGAAGAGGAACTGGAAAAACCTCTACAGCAAAAGTATTTGCAAAAGCAGTAAATTGCACAAATTCAGTAAATCAGGAGCCTTGCCACAAATGTAGCGTCTGCGTGCAAGGCGATATGGACATAATCGAAATAGATGCAGCTTCAAACAACAGCGTAGACAACATAAGAGAGCTAAGAGAAAATGTCGTTTACACGCCTTCATATGGAAAATACAAGGTCTACATAATAGATGAGGTTCATATGCTCTCTCAAGGAGCATTTAATGCTCTACTCAAAACTCTTGAAGAACCACCTTCTCACGTAATATTCATACTTGCAACCACAGAGCCTCAAAAAATTCCAGCAACTGTGCTTTCAAGATGCCAGAGATTTGACTTCAAAAAAATAGACAAAAATCAAATAATAGCAAGAATGATAAAAATCTTAGATGAACTAGGTCTGACCTATGAAGAAGAAGCTATAGAGCTCATAGCCCAAAAAAGCGATGGCGGAATGAGAGATGCTCTTAGCCTTTTAGACCAAGCTATTGCATACAAAGAGCTGACATATCAAAATGTAGTTCATGTAATAGGAGAGCTAGATTACAGAGAGTTTCATGGATTTGTAAAAGGCATAAAAGAAAAAACTACAGTAACCTTACTTGAAAACCTTCAAAAAATAGAAACTCAAGGTAAAGACCTAAAAGTATTTACAAGAGACTTCATATCATATACTAGAGATATGATGGTATGTAAATCAGGAGCTAGTCAACTTCTTAGCCACTCAGGCGACGAAATTGAAGCTTTGGAAGAAAGTGCAGCTCTAGTAGATATGGATTTTATAATAAATCTAATAGAAACCCTGTCTGATTTAGAAGTAAAAATAAAGTACGCTACAAAACCTAAAATCCTAATAGAAGCGTGCTTTATAAGGCTTACAAAGCTAACACAAATGACCACAAGCAGTAATGAAGGGGCGACGCTTCCTCAAATAGAGGAGCTAAGCAGAAAAATAGATGAGCTTGAGCTTAAAATCAGCAACCTAGAAAAAGGGGTTCAAAAGCCTAAAGAAAAAGTAATCCAGTATCAGGAAGAAAAAAAAGCCAAGGCTGCTATGCCTTATATTGACGATGTAAGACTACAGGCAAATATAGACGACAGCGAAAAACAAAAGCTCGAGGAAGTAAAAGCGAGAATGACAGAGGTACACGAGGTCTTAAGAAAGCAAAAAAATGTTCACCTAAAGGCACTACTCATGGAGGGAGAGCCTGTACGCTACGTAAACGACTGCATATACATAGGCTACGACGATAACTTTGCTTTTCATAAACAGACTATCGAAACTCAAATAAATGCTGACCATATATCCCAGGCTCTTACAAAGGTATTTGATAAGCCTCTAAAAGTAGCATTTATATTCAAAAGAGAAATGGGAAATATAAAAAAAGACGAGATAGATGAAGAAAAAAATATAATAGAGGAAATCAAGCAGGCATTTCCAGATGTACCTTTAGAAATACGAGAAAGAGAAGACTAA
- a CDS encoding YbaB/EbfC family nucleoid-associated protein, producing the protein MARKGGFPGGAMPGNMNNMMKQVQKMQKDMEKIQAELSEKEVEASAGGGAVTVKANGKKEIVSITIKQEVVDPEDVEMLEDLVLSAVNEALRSAEEMMSSGMSKVTSGLNLPGMF; encoded by the coding sequence TTGGCTAGAAAAGGCGGATTTCCAGGCGGAGCAATGCCAGGAAATATGAATAATATGATGAAACAAGTACAAAAGATGCAAAAGGACATGGAAAAAATCCAAGCCGAGCTATCTGAAAAAGAGGTAGAGGCATCTGCTGGTGGCGGAGCTGTAACAGTAAAAGCCAATGGTAAAAAAGAAATCGTATCAATAACAATAAAGCAAGAGGTAGTTGATCCTGAAGATGTAGAAATGCTAGAAGATCTAGTACTTTCAGCTGTAAACGAAGCTCTTCGCTCAGCAGAAGAAATGATGAGCAGTGGCATGTCAAAAGTAACATCAGGACTTAATCTGCCTGGCATGTTTTAA
- the recR gene encoding recombination mediator RecR, with amino-acid sequence MDYYSGPISRLIEEFAKLPGVGRKTAQRLAFHVINMDKDQVKALAHAIVEAKNNITYCSTCCNIADKNPCSICDSPNRTSDIICVVEDPRDVAAMERTKEFHGKYHVLHGTISPMDSITPDMLKIKELVGRMANPELKEVILATNPTIEGEATAMYIARLIKPFNIKVTRIAHGLPVGADIEYADEVTITKALEGRREIF; translated from the coding sequence GTGGATTATTACTCAGGACCCATCAGCAGACTGATTGAGGAATTTGCAAAACTGCCTGGGGTAGGTAGGAAAACAGCACAAAGACTGGCTTTTCACGTTATAAATATGGATAAAGACCAAGTAAAAGCACTGGCTCATGCTATAGTAGAAGCAAAAAACAACATAACCTACTGCTCTACCTGCTGTAACATAGCAGACAAAAATCCTTGCAGTATCTGTGATTCTCCTAATCGTACCTCTGATATCATTTGTGTGGTTGAAGACCCAAGAGACGTAGCCGCAATGGAGAGAACAAAAGAATTTCATGGAAAATATCACGTGCTTCACGGCACCATATCACCTATGGACTCTATTACTCCAGATATGCTAAAAATAAAAGAACTAGTAGGAAGAATGGCAAACCCAGAGCTAAAAGAAGTAATACTAGCAACGAATCCTACCATAGAGGGCGAAGCTACAGCTATGTATATAGCTAGACTTATAAAGCCATTTAACATAAAAGTTACTCGTATAGCACATGGACTTCCAGTAGGAGCTGACATAGAATACGCAGATGAAGTGACAATAACAAAAGCGTTAGAAGGAAGACGAGAGATTTTTTAA
- a CDS encoding winged helix-turn-helix transcriptional regulator: METKTDMKYNCPIQYTLDLIGGKWKLIIIWHLATEGIMRYSELRRSLKGITHKMLSQQLKELESDGFIHREEYPQVPPKVEYSLTDFGKSILPVLKGMSEWGTSNMNK; the protein is encoded by the coding sequence ATGGAAACTAAAACAGATATGAAATATAACTGCCCCATCCAATATACTTTGGACTTGATAGGGGGAAAATGGAAGCTTATTATCATATGGCATCTAGCTACAGAAGGCATCATGAGATACAGCGAGTTAAGAAGAAGCTTAAAAGGCATCACTCATAAAATGCTCAGCCAGCAATTAAAGGAGCTAGAATCAGATGGGTTCATTCACAGAGAGGAATATCCTCAAGTTCCCCCAAAGGTAGAATATTCTCTTACTGATTTTGGGAAATCAATACTTCCTGTTCTAAAAGGCATGAGCGAGTGGGGAACTTCAAATATGAACAAGTAA
- a CDS encoding nitroreductase family protein — MSKNFYEALKERRSIYAISKESGVSNERIQEVINEAVLHTPSAFNSQSARVVVLFGENHNKLWDITEASLKKIVPEENFAPTKEKIDSFRNGYASVLFFEDQNVVKNLQEQFSLYKDNFPVWSQQSSGMLQYVIWTALAVEGLGASLQHYNELIEEDVAKEWNIPSGWKLVAQMPFGKPVSGAGEKEFLPLDERVKTYL, encoded by the coding sequence ATGTCAAAAAATTTTTATGAAGCATTAAAAGAAAGAAGATCAATTTACGCTATAAGCAAAGAATCTGGGGTATCAAATGAAAGAATCCAAGAGGTTATAAATGAGGCAGTGCTTCATACACCATCGGCTTTTAACTCTCAAAGTGCTAGAGTTGTAGTACTATTTGGAGAAAATCACAACAAGTTATGGGATATCACAGAAGCATCACTTAAGAAAATAGTGCCAGAAGAAAATTTTGCACCTACAAAAGAAAAAATCGATTCATTTAGAAATGGCTATGCGAGCGTACTTTTCTTCGAAGATCAAAACGTTGTTAAAAATTTACAAGAGCAGTTTTCACTATATAAAGATAACTTCCCAGTATGGTCACAGCAATCAAGTGGAATGCTGCAGTATGTAATATGGACAGCTCTTGCAGTAGAAGGCTTAGGAGCGTCACTACAGCACTACAATGAACTAATAGAAGAGGATGTAGCAAAAGAGTGGAACATACCTTCAGGCTGGAAGCTAGTAGCTCAGATGCCGTTTGGAAAGCCAGTATCAGGAGCTGGAGAGAAAGAATTCTTGCCACTAGATGAGAGAGTAAAAACCTATTTATAA
- a CDS encoding pirin family protein, with the protein MLRKIDHKKMGSSESRWLKSLFHFSFANYHNPNNINFGVLRVVNDDLVSADTGFDMHPHRDMEIITYVLDGELTHEDNMGNRNTISRGHVQYMSAGTGIYHSEHNLGKDVLRLLQIWIFPDKKDHKPNYGDFRTDEKDRKNKWFHMVSAKNGEAPIQINQDTNFYVIELDKDKETEFLMGSDRQAYIVQIEGSSEINDVNLIERDAMEVVEENLKIKALENIHLLVIEMKKA; encoded by the coding sequence ATGCTAAGGAAAATAGATCATAAAAAGATGGGTTCTAGTGAGTCACGCTGGCTTAAAAGCCTTTTTCACTTCTCATTTGCAAACTATCATAATCCAAATAACATAAATTTTGGAGTTCTAAGAGTTGTAAATGATGACCTAGTATCTGCAGACACTGGATTTGACATGCACCCTCATAGAGATATGGAGATAATCACCTATGTGCTAGATGGAGAGCTTACTCACGAAGACAATATGGGTAACAGAAATACTATATCAAGAGGTCATGTTCAGTATATGAGCGCAGGAACAGGAATATATCACAGCGAACACAATCTAGGAAAAGATGTTCTAAGATTACTTCAGATATGGATATTTCCAGATAAAAAGGACCATAAACCTAACTATGGAGATTTCAGAACAGACGAGAAGGATAGGAAAAACAAGTGGTTTCACATGGTATCAGCCAAAAACGGTGAAGCTCCTATACAAATAAATCAAGATACAAACTTTTATGTAATAGAGCTAGATAAGGACAAAGAAACTGAATTTTTAATGGGTAGCGATAGACAAGCCTATATAGTTCAAATAGAAGGAAGCTCCGAGATAAATGATGTAAATCTAATCGAAAGAGATGCAATGGAAGTAGTAGAGGAAAATCTAAAAATAAAAGCTCTGGAAAACATCCATCTGCTAGTAATAGAGATGAAAAAAGCATAA
- a CDS encoding pyridoxamine 5'-phosphate oxidase family protein, producing MRRKDREMIEEFALGIIDKSRYGIVSMVDGDNIPYGLPLSIVRDDKNLYFHSAMDGRKVHALAQNQKVSIAFVGEVNVPDNYTKAQLDEMAIDESKAVTFISSVFTTEFESAIASGIVEKLENEAEKIHAMKLICQKYTPDKMAYFDIAIKAGLGRTNVYKITIESITGKRKKYDSKGIEMKFGRME from the coding sequence ATGCGAAGAAAAGATAGAGAAATGATTGAAGAATTTGCACTGGGAATAATAGATAAATCTAGATATGGCATAGTATCTATGGTAGATGGTGACAATATTCCTTATGGTCTTCCTCTATCGATAGTAAGAGACGATAAAAATCTATACTTTCATTCAGCTATGGATGGTAGAAAAGTTCATGCCCTAGCACAGAACCAAAAAGTCAGCATAGCTTTTGTAGGGGAAGTAAATGTGCCAGATAACTATACTAAAGCTCAACTAGATGAGATGGCAATAGATGAATCAAAAGCCGTAACTTTTATAAGCAGCGTATTTACTACAGAGTTTGAATCAGCTATAGCTTCAGGGATAGTAGAAAAATTAGAAAATGAAGCTGAAAAAATTCATGCAATGAAGCTCATATGTCAAAAATATACCCCTGATAAAATGGCATATTTTGATATTGCAATAAAAGCAGGATTAGGAAGAACAAACGTCTACAAAATAACAATAGAAAGCATTACAGGAAAGAGAAAAAAGTATGATTCCAAAGGGATAGAAATGAAATTTGGAAGAATGGAATAA
- a CDS encoding DUF1653 domain-containing protein, translating into MKCLRTLKIGKKYRHFKGNEYLVMHIAKHSETLEELVVYQALYGEMGVWVRPLEMFLEQVEVDGQMVNRFEEI; encoded by the coding sequence GTGAAATGTTTGAGAACACTAAAAATTGGCAAGAAATATAGACATTTTAAGGGTAACGAATATCTAGTAATGCATATAGCAAAGCATTCAGAAACCTTAGAAGAGCTAGTAGTTTATCAGGCTCTATATGGCGAAATGGGAGTATGGGTTAGACCTCTTGAGATGTTTCTAGAGCAGGTGGAAGTAGATGGGCAGATGGTAAATAGATTTGAGGAGATATAA
- a CDS encoding EAL domain-containing protein codes for MYKNRSFGQKLILFTTIMLFISSAIVGGCSYLVARNALIEKGKTILQNGVKSALILIDEMNKDVENGSITLEEAQENIKLHLLGPLNEDGTRQINSPVDFGENGYYIIYSTSGVEIMHPNLEGENVWHFKDKANKNRPFYLVQDKIKKAQSGGGFTEYTWEYPNSNELGKKIVYSELDPNWGWVVTAGSYISDFDKAALIILQITVITMIAVIILGFLFARVYINSITKPLTVVVDAMKSVEEGSYGIVPQFEVYDEIGNLIHGFNTMVQAIDTAQKDLIQKDDQLLQYAYYDQLSGLPNSYYFKKHVSERLAHLNSNAAMLLIDIKDFNIINSIYSTTYGDEIIAHLGKKVIDMKSDDSFVARIGGNEFVVWIEDVNENQISDILSNILEEFKLSLRASKFINHIDFYTSLVIVDSTNLDFEDIYKKASTALQYSKSSKNMEITKYEDEMYAQLEKESKITSLAELAIHSNEFLVYYQEKVDVTTQKVVGVESLSRWYSKELGFVSPAEFIPVLHKSNLMILFTNMVLRKVVDDIEKIYSLYGEDVSVSINISPISFFSDSFVSSLQSLIESSKVKASSIVLEITEDVFISDFEVVQAKILELKNLGVKISLDDFGTGYSSLNYLSKIQFDEIKVDKSFVDNVHLDETAYSLFDAIVKIAKSLNCNVVAEGVETAEQVKVIEKSGCNIIQGYIYSKPKPL; via the coding sequence ATGTATAAGAATCGTTCATTCGGACAAAAACTCATACTATTTACAACAATCATGCTATTTATATCAAGCGCTATTGTTGGCGGATGCAGCTATCTAGTCGCTAGAAATGCGTTGATTGAAAAGGGGAAGACTATTCTTCAAAATGGAGTAAAATCTGCGTTAATTTTGATTGATGAAATGAATAAAGATGTAGAAAACGGCTCTATTACTTTAGAAGAAGCCCAAGAAAACATAAAGCTTCATCTGCTCGGTCCACTTAATGAAGATGGTACAAGACAAATTAATTCTCCAGTTGATTTTGGAGAGAATGGTTACTACATAATATACAGCACATCAGGTGTAGAAATAATGCACCCAAACCTTGAAGGTGAAAATGTTTGGCACTTTAAAGACAAAGCAAATAAAAATAGACCGTTCTATTTAGTTCAAGATAAAATTAAAAAAGCCCAAAGTGGAGGCGGATTTACCGAGTACACATGGGAATACCCTAATTCAAACGAGCTCGGTAAAAAAATAGTCTATTCAGAGCTCGACCCTAATTGGGGATGGGTAGTCACTGCTGGCTCATATATATCTGATTTTGATAAAGCTGCTCTAATAATTTTACAAATAACTGTTATTACTATGATTGCAGTGATAATTTTGGGATTTTTGTTTGCAAGAGTATATATTAATTCAATTACTAAGCCTCTCACTGTAGTAGTTGATGCTATGAAATCTGTAGAAGAGGGTAGCTATGGGATAGTTCCTCAATTTGAAGTTTACGATGAAATAGGAAATTTAATTCACGGATTCAATACTATGGTTCAAGCTATTGATACTGCTCAAAAAGACTTAATTCAAAAAGATGATCAGCTTCTCCAATATGCCTATTATGATCAGCTAAGCGGCCTTCCTAATTCTTATTATTTCAAAAAGCATGTCAGCGAGAGATTGGCTCATCTAAATAGTAATGCTGCTATGTTATTAATAGATATTAAGGATTTTAATATTATTAACTCAATTTACAGTACAACATACGGAGACGAAATTATAGCTCATCTCGGTAAAAAAGTAATCGATATGAAATCAGATGATAGTTTTGTCGCTAGAATCGGTGGCAATGAATTCGTTGTTTGGATAGAGGATGTAAATGAAAATCAAATATCTGATATTCTATCTAATATTCTTGAAGAGTTTAAACTTAGCCTAAGAGCTTCAAAGTTTATAAATCATATTGATTTTTATACTAGTTTAGTTATTGTTGATTCTACGAATTTGGACTTTGAAGATATCTATAAAAAGGCATCTACAGCACTTCAATATTCAAAAAGTAGCAAAAATATGGAGATAACTAAATATGAGGACGAGATGTATGCACAGCTTGAAAAGGAATCAAAAATCACGTCTTTAGCAGAGCTTGCTATTCACTCAAATGAATTTTTAGTTTACTATCAAGAAAAAGTTGATGTTACAACTCAAAAAGTTGTCGGGGTTGAAAGCTTATCACGCTGGTACAGCAAAGAACTCGGGTTTGTAAGCCCTGCAGAATTTATTCCTGTGCTACATAAATCTAATTTAATGATTCTATTTACCAATATGGTATTAAGAAAAGTTGTAGATGATATTGAAAAAATTTATTCGCTTTACGGAGAAGATGTAAGCGTTTCTATAAATATATCTCCTATATCATTTTTTAGTGATAGCTTTGTTAGTTCACTTCAGTCTTTGATAGAATCTAGTAAAGTTAAAGCAAGTTCAATTGTGCTTGAAATTACAGAGGACGTTTTTATTAGTGATTTTGAAGTTGTACAGGCTAAAATCCTTGAGCTAAAAAATTTAGGAGTTAAAATTTCACTTGATGATTTTGGTACAGGATATTCATCACTTAATTACCTATCCAAAATTCAGTTTGATGAAATCAAAGTAGATAAGTCCTTTGTAGATAATGTTCATCTTGATGAAACGGCTTATTCTCTATTTGATGCCATCGTAAAAATTGCGAAATCACTCAATTGCAACGTTGTTGCTGAAGGTGTTGAAACTGCTGAGCAAGTCAAGGTTATTGAAAAGTCTGGTTGCAATATAATTCAAGGCTATATATATTCAAAACCTAAACCATTGTAG
- a CDS encoding helix-turn-helix transcriptional regulator → MSRIANALNIYFYLSVKGKATICQLADYLEVSERMVKKYKDDLEQAGVYIGAIRGRNGYYFIEQTKTFDNIGLSESDIIALKMARETITSGNFHYSRGFEQLAYKLLEINKSKEIVYFNKMMVESDEVINREKDIWKVVNEAIIDKHKLKIKYKSLKKAGISLSERTVHPYGVFDYKGASYVYGYCEKAKGIRFFKLSRVDSYNKTEDSFEPDNKFDFQNLMNTSFGIYNDEAKKVVLKIYYPMSEIVKEKEITKNQEIIEIDEKTILFTATMKGYEEYRTWILGMGACAEVIEPLELKADILNQIQSMMNLYK, encoded by the coding sequence ATGTCTAGAATTGCAAATGCATTAAATATTTATTTTTATTTGAGTGTAAAAGGTAAAGCAACTATATGTCAGTTAGCAGATTATTTAGAAGTAAGTGAGAGAATGGTTAAAAAATATAAAGATGATTTAGAACAAGCAGGAGTATATATAGGAGCTATTAGAGGACGAAATGGATATTATTTCATAGAACAAACTAAGACTTTTGACAATATTGGACTTAGTGAATCTGATATTATAGCGCTGAAAATGGCAAGAGAAACAATAACTAGCGGCAATTTCCATTATAGTAGAGGTTTTGAGCAGTTAGCATATAAATTGCTCGAGATAAACAAATCAAAGGAAATCGTTTATTTTAATAAAATGATGGTTGAGTCAGATGAAGTTATAAATAGAGAAAAAGACATATGGAAGGTAGTAAACGAAGCAATAATAGATAAACATAAATTGAAAATAAAATATAAATCACTCAAAAAAGCAGGTATTTCTTTAAGCGAAAGAACAGTACATCCATATGGGGTATTTGATTATAAAGGAGCATCTTATGTATATGGATATTGTGAAAAAGCTAAAGGTATAAGATTTTTTAAATTATCAAGAGTAGATAGTTATAACAAAACCGAAGATTCATTTGAACCTGATAATAAATTTGATTTTCAAAACTTAATGAATACTTCATTTGGAATCTATAATGACGAGGCAAAGAAAGTAGTTTTAAAAATATATTATCCTATGAGCGAAATAGTTAAAGAAAAAGAAATCACAAAAAATCAAGAAATAATTGAGATAGATGAAAAGACAATATTATTCACTGCAACCATGAAAGGCTATGAAGAATATAGAACTTGGATACTCGGAATGGGGGCCTGTGCAGAAGTAATAGAGCCACTAGAGTTAAAAGCAGATATATTAAATCAGATACAAAGTATGATGAATCTTTATAAATAA